One Chloroflexota bacterium genomic region harbors:
- a CDS encoding adenylate/guanylate cyclase domain-containing protein, with translation MLEHRAGAEVECSMLFADVRGSTSMAESMTPTEFRALMDRFFATAADVLVDHDAIVDKFVGDEVIGLFIPALTGELHARRAIEAGQSLLAATGSDTPHPWVPVGAGVNTGVAFVGAVGEGSQVEFTALGDPVNVAARLASAAGPGELLVTAAAAASAHLADVGLEHRSLALKGKSEPTDVVVLGPS, from the coding sequence ATGCTCGAGCATCGGGCCGGCGCCGAGGTCGAGTGCAGCATGCTGTTCGCCGACGTCCGCGGATCAACGTCGATGGCCGAATCGATGACGCCAACCGAGTTCCGGGCCTTGATGGACCGATTCTTCGCGACGGCCGCCGACGTACTGGTGGATCACGACGCGATCGTCGACAAGTTCGTGGGCGATGAGGTGATCGGGTTGTTCATTCCGGCCCTGACCGGCGAGCTCCACGCGCGCAGGGCCATCGAGGCGGGGCAGTCCCTGCTCGCCGCCACGGGGAGCGACACTCCACACCCGTGGGTACCGGTCGGGGCCGGGGTCAACACGGGGGTCGCGTTCGTCGGCGCCGTTGGCGAGGGGTCGCAGGTCGAGTTCACGGCACTGGGCGATCCGGTCAACGTCGCGGCCCGGTTGGCATCGGCGGCCGGGCCGGGTGAGCTGCTGGTCACGGCCGCTGCGGCGGCCTCGGCGCATCTGGCGGATGTCGGACTGGAGCATCGGTCGCTGGCGCTGAAGGGGAAGTCCGAGCCGACCGACGTGGTTGTGCTGGGGCCGTCGTGA
- a CDS encoding adenylate/guanylate cyclase domain-containing protein: MMGQGGPGDEERRASDEQQSRGLLSGTVSPFRHLRRFWGRLPSQPRCKSCTRPFGGVGGAVMRGIGLGPWPMNPKYCTGCFRSISKHRSGAEIECSLLFVDVRESTPLAESLGPAQFRALMDRFFQTASEVLIERDAIVDKLKGDEVFAIFVPALAGEQHALRAIEAGRKLLSVTGNDTPHPWLPVGGGVNTGVAYVGTVGEGDMVEMTALGDPVNVAARLASAAGAGELLVTSSAVAAAHLREEGLEHRSLALKGKTERTDVVVLGPS, from the coding sequence ATGATGGGCCAAGGCGGTCCGGGCGACGAAGAGCGCCGCGCCAGCGACGAGCAGCAGAGCCGCGGGCTCCTGAGCGGGACGGTGAGTCCATTCCGCCATCTGCGCCGGTTCTGGGGCAGGTTGCCGAGTCAACCCCGCTGCAAGTCGTGCACCCGGCCGTTCGGCGGGGTGGGTGGCGCGGTGATGCGGGGCATTGGCCTGGGGCCTTGGCCGATGAATCCCAAGTACTGCACAGGATGCTTCCGATCCATCTCGAAGCATCGATCAGGCGCGGAGATCGAGTGCAGCCTGCTGTTCGTCGACGTGCGGGAATCGACGCCGCTGGCCGAGTCGCTCGGCCCGGCCCAGTTCCGGGCCCTGATGGACCGATTCTTCCAGACCGCCTCCGAGGTGCTCATCGAGCGCGATGCGATCGTGGACAAGTTGAAGGGCGATGAGGTGTTCGCGATCTTCGTCCCAGCCCTGGCGGGGGAGCAGCATGCCCTGCGGGCGATCGAGGCGGGGCGCAAGTTGCTTTCGGTGACCGGCAATGACACGCCGCATCCCTGGCTGCCGGTGGGCGGCGGAGTCAACACCGGCGTGGCCTACGTCGGCACGGTGGGCGAAGGCGACATGGTGGAGATGACCGCACTCGGTGATCCGGTCAACGTGGCGGCTCGCCTGGCGTCCGCGGCTGGGGCGGGAGAGCTGCTGGTGACCAGCAGTGCGGTTGCGGCCGCGCACCTGCGCGAGGAGGGGCTGGAGCATCGGTCGTTGGCGTTGAAGGGGAAGACCGAGCGGACTGACGTGGTGGTGCTGGGCCCGTCCTAG
- a CDS encoding dihydrofolate reductase family protein, with protein MRKLIVSTFLTLDGVMQAPGGPGEDDSGGFAHGGWSVNYWDEQMEQVMGEAMSAPFDLVLGRKTYDIFAAYWPHATDEAGAKPLNDATKYVATRSHPTLEWSKSVLIEGDAAEGIAALKKEDGPELQVHGSGNLIQTLLRHNLVDQYRLWVFPLVIGSGKRLFSDGTIPSGLKLVDSKVSTTGVVIGTYEPAGEILTGSFALN; from the coding sequence ATGAGAAAGCTGATCGTGAGCACCTTCCTAACCCTCGACGGGGTCATGCAGGCCCCGGGCGGACCTGGAGAGGACGACAGCGGCGGCTTCGCGCACGGTGGCTGGTCGGTTAACTATTGGGACGAGCAGATGGAACAGGTCATGGGCGAGGCGATGAGCGCGCCGTTCGACCTCGTTCTCGGACGCAAGACCTACGACATCTTCGCCGCATATTGGCCGCACGCCACAGACGAAGCCGGCGCCAAGCCATTGAACGACGCCACCAAGTACGTCGCGACGCGGAGTCACCCCACGCTGGAGTGGAGCAAGTCAGTCCTGATCGAGGGAGACGCGGCCGAAGGGATCGCGGCGCTCAAAAAGGAAGATGGGCCAGAGCTGCAGGTGCATGGCAGCGGGAATCTGATCCAGACGCTCTTGCGCCACAACCTTGTCGACCAGTACCGCCTGTGGGTCTTCCCTCTCGTCATCGGTTCGGGAAAACGCCTGTTCTCGGACGGCACCATCCCCTCCGGGCTGAAGCTCGTCGACAGCAAGGTCTCCACCACTGGAGTCGTGATCGGTACGTACGAGCCGGCCGGCGAGATCCTCACAGGATCGTTCGCGCTGAACTGA